One Parageobacillus sp. KH3-4 genomic region harbors:
- a CDS encoding BrxA/BrxB family bacilliredoxin produces the protein MFQFPLYNDIVEQSRREIVEAGFEELRTPEEVDAAFKRPGTTLVMINSVCGCAGGIARPAAAHAIHYDKRPDHLVTVFAGQDKEATARAREYFEGQPPSSPSFALLKDGKLCTMIHRHEIEGHEPIEVVQKLQAAFDQYCDEV, from the coding sequence ATGTTCCAATTTCCGCTTTACAATGATATTGTTGAGCAATCGCGCCGCGAAATCGTGGAAGCCGGTTTTGAAGAGTTGCGCACTCCCGAAGAAGTCGACGCCGCATTCAAGCGTCCAGGCACAACGCTTGTGATGATCAATTCGGTATGCGGCTGCGCCGGCGGCATCGCCCGTCCTGCGGCGGCGCATGCGATTCATTATGACAAACGCCCGGACCATCTTGTGACCGTATTTGCCGGGCAAGATAAAGAGGCGACAGCAAGAGCGCGCGAATATTTTGAAGGGCAGCCGCCTTCTTCGCCATCATTCGCGCTTTTAAAAGACGGCAAGCTTTGCACGATGATTCATCGCCACGAAATCGAAGGGCATGAACCGATCGAAGTCGTGCAAAAGCTGCAGGCAGCGTTTGACCAATATTGCGATGAAGTATAA
- a CDS encoding transporter substrate-binding domain-containing protein, with amino-acid sequence MKKLVSLFVSSILLIGLLSACGAGGEEKNGSGAQKKVLKMGTSADYAPFEYIDTAKGNEIIGFDVDLAKMITKELGYEFEIVDMDFTGLIPALQSGKVDFVLAGMTPTKDRKKNVDFSDVYYVSRNMIVSKKGSGIKKVEDLKGKTVGVQTGSIQEGEAKKIAKTVDMKIESRNHIPELIQEIQAGRFDAAIIEDTVAKGYLQTSNGKLEGYTIPTNEQEAGSAIAFPKGSKLRDEFNKVLREKIKNGEVDKLIKKWFDQ; translated from the coding sequence ATGAAAAAGCTAGTATCGTTATTTGTTTCTAGCATTCTACTCATTGGCCTGCTTTCCGCCTGTGGAGCAGGGGGCGAAGAAAAGAACGGGAGCGGGGCGCAAAAAAAAGTGCTAAAAATGGGAACTTCCGCCGATTATGCGCCATTTGAGTATATCGACACCGCTAAAGGCAATGAAATTATCGGATTTGACGTTGATTTGGCGAAGATGATTACGAAGGAACTGGGATACGAATTTGAAATTGTCGATATGGACTTTACTGGGTTGATTCCGGCATTGCAGTCGGGAAAAGTCGATTTTGTGTTGGCGGGAATGACACCGACGAAAGATCGCAAGAAAAACGTTGATTTCTCGGATGTGTATTATGTATCACGGAACATGATTGTTTCCAAAAAAGGAAGCGGCATTAAAAAGGTTGAAGACTTAAAAGGAAAAACGGTCGGCGTCCAAACTGGTTCGATTCAGGAAGGGGAAGCGAAAAAAATTGCAAAGACGGTTGATATGAAAATAGAAAGCCGCAACCACATTCCAGAATTAATTCAAGAGATTCAAGCAGGGCGCTTTGATGCGGCAATTATTGAAGATACGGTTGCAAAAGGGTATTTGCAAACGAGCAACGGCAAACTAGAAGGGTACACGATTCCGACAAATGAACAAGAAGCAGGCTCTGCCATTGCCTTCCCGAAAGGCAGCAAGCTTCGCGATGAGTTTAACAAAGTGTTGCGAGAAAAAATCAAAAACGGCGAAGTGGATAAGCTGATTAAAAAATGGTTTGACCAATAA
- a CDS encoding amino acid ABC transporter permease, which translates to MNLDFSQIIPSIPFILEGVIVTLKIVIFAVLLGFALGVVLALMKIGRIKVLAWIADAYTSVFRGTPLVLQLVLIYFGIPQLTGVDIGPFPSAVIAFGLNSAAYVSEIIRAGILAVDKGQREAALALGIPYKLMMRDIILPQALKNILPALMNEFITLTKESAVVTVIGAMDVMRRAYIVGGQVYRYIEPLLIAGLIYYVLVMLLTLLGKALEGRLRKSD; encoded by the coding sequence GTGAATTTAGATTTTTCACAGATCATTCCATCGATACCATTCATATTAGAAGGAGTTATTGTCACATTAAAAATTGTCATTTTCGCGGTATTGCTTGGATTTGCGCTTGGCGTTGTGCTGGCGTTAATGAAAATTGGCAGAATCAAAGTGTTGGCGTGGATTGCTGACGCGTATACCTCCGTATTTCGCGGCACGCCGCTTGTGCTGCAGCTTGTCCTTATTTATTTTGGCATTCCGCAGCTTACTGGAGTGGATATCGGGCCGTTTCCTTCAGCGGTCATCGCATTCGGGTTAAACTCTGCCGCTTATGTTTCGGAAATTATCCGCGCCGGCATTTTGGCTGTCGATAAAGGGCAGCGGGAAGCGGCGCTGGCGCTCGGCATTCCATATAAGCTAATGATGCGGGATATTATTTTGCCGCAAGCGTTGAAAAATATTTTGCCGGCGCTGATGAACGAATTTATTACATTGACGAAAGAATCTGCCGTCGTTACGGTCATTGGAGCGATGGATGTCATGCGGCGCGCGTATATCGTCGGCGGACAAGTGTATCGGTATATTGAGCCGCTGTTGATCGCCGGGCTTATTTATTACGTTTTAGTCATGCTTCTTACGCTGCTTGGCAAAGCGTTGGAAGGGAGATTGAGAAAAAGTGATTAA
- a CDS encoding amino acid ABC transporter ATP-binding protein, translating to MIKVEDLHKSFGKLEVLKGITTTIQQGEVVAIIGPSGSGKSTFLRCLNLLEEPTKGRIWIGNEEITDKKTNIMKVRQHVGMVFQHFHLFPHMTVLENVTYAPIKVKGMAKAEAEAKGIELLKKVGLEQKANEYPSRLSGGQKQRVAIARALAMSPDVMLFDEPTSALDPEMVKEVLEVMKSLAHTGMTMAIVTHEMGFAREVADRVLFLDGGRLIEDAPPQQFFASPKSKRAQEFLEKML from the coding sequence GTGATTAAGGTCGAGGATTTGCATAAATCGTTTGGCAAACTAGAAGTGTTAAAAGGAATTACGACAACAATTCAGCAAGGGGAAGTAGTGGCGATTATCGGCCCGTCCGGGTCTGGAAAATCGACGTTTTTACGCTGTTTAAACTTGCTGGAAGAACCAACAAAGGGAAGAATTTGGATTGGAAACGAGGAGATTACCGACAAAAAAACGAACATTATGAAAGTGCGCCAGCATGTCGGCATGGTGTTTCAACATTTTCATTTGTTTCCGCATATGACTGTGCTCGAAAACGTCACATATGCGCCGATCAAAGTCAAAGGAATGGCAAAAGCCGAAGCGGAAGCGAAAGGAATCGAACTGCTGAAAAAGGTTGGATTGGAACAAAAGGCGAACGAATATCCGAGCCGGCTGTCGGGCGGACAAAAGCAGCGCGTGGCGATCGCAAGGGCGCTTGCCATGTCGCCGGATGTGATGTTGTTTGATGAACCGACGTCAGCGCTTGATCCGGAAATGGTCAAAGAAGTGCTTGAAGTGATGAAGTCGCTCGCGCATACGGGAATGACGATGGCGATTGTTACGCATGAAATGGGCTTTGCCCGCGAAGTTGCCGACCGAGTGCTGTTTTTAGACGGCGGTCGGCTTATCGAGGACGCGCCGCCACAACAATTTTTCGCATCTCCAAAAAGCAAGCGGGCTCAAGAATTTCTTGAAAAAATGTTATAA
- a CDS encoding aromatic acid exporter family protein codes for MVKIGYRTAKTAIGTALSIFIAQLAGLNNFASAGIITILCVQVTKKRSLKAAWARFVACVVAMLFSYIFFQGIGYYPFTVGLMLLFFIPTTVWLKVNEGIATSSVIILHLYAARKFTWSIIFNELLLLVIGISVALLMNMYMPSVEKQLKEYQRIVEDLFRIILKEIVRYLRTNETDWDGKELMLAGDILQQAKLLAVRNVENHVLRNEDGYYHYFLMREKQLEIIERVLPLVTSLTYTVEQRNIVADFIDKLSDAVHPGNTAYRFLRELQNMKKRFETMPLPKTREEFEERAALLHLVKELEQYLIIKSQFRDPKEKKRLSHDT; via the coding sequence ATGGTAAAAATAGGATACCGAACAGCAAAAACAGCGATCGGCACTGCGCTTTCGATTTTCATCGCTCAGCTAGCAGGATTAAATAATTTTGCCTCTGCCGGCATTATTACGATTTTATGCGTGCAAGTGACGAAAAAAAGATCGTTGAAAGCCGCGTGGGCGCGCTTTGTCGCGTGTGTTGTCGCGATGCTGTTTTCATATATTTTTTTTCAAGGAATAGGGTACTACCCGTTTACCGTCGGGTTAATGCTGCTCTTTTTTATTCCGACGACGGTATGGTTAAAAGTGAATGAAGGGATTGCGACAAGCTCAGTCATTATTCTCCATTTGTACGCAGCAAGGAAGTTTACATGGTCCATTATTTTCAATGAGCTGCTATTGCTTGTCATCGGCATCAGCGTTGCGCTTTTAATGAATATGTACATGCCAAGCGTGGAAAAGCAGCTAAAAGAATATCAGCGCATTGTCGAAGATTTATTCCGCATCATTCTTAAAGAGATTGTTCGTTATTTGCGCACAAATGAAACCGATTGGGATGGGAAAGAATTGATGCTGGCAGGAGACATTTTACAACAGGCAAAGCTGCTTGCGGTGCGAAATGTCGAAAATCATGTGCTGCGAAATGAAGACGGATATTATCATTATTTTCTAATGCGGGAGAAACAACTGGAAATTATCGAACGGGTGCTTCCGCTCGTCACCTCGCTCACGTATACAGTGGAGCAGCGCAACATCGTTGCCGATTTTATCGACAAATTAAGCGATGCCGTCCATCCGGGAAATACGGCGTATCGCTTTCTTCGCGAACTTCAAAATATGAAAAAGCGGTTTGAAACAATGCCTCTGCCAAAAACGCGCGAAGAATTTGAGGAGCGGGCCGCTTTGTTGCACTTAGTGAAGGAACTTGAACAATATTTAATCATTAAAAGCCAATTTCGCGACCCGAAAGAGAAAAAACGGCTTTCTCATGACACATAA